From Helicoverpa armigera isolate CAAS_96S chromosome 19, ASM3070526v1, whole genome shotgun sequence, one genomic window encodes:
- the LOC110376336 gene encoding uncharacterized protein LOC110376336, translating to MAAGGRTPKQRRFEMSAGMALRTSNTPRRRRGSCKCLFGAPDRDETRRLMAEQYARERKRFIRRFNFDIETECTYKSAKMDSPVKFCEENKENAESPVRMATDALACVSNTDLRVLGSPSRRSAGSSASSPRTPRTPRTPRAARTPRTPRTPASRRQLQMTDYWTLRKHADGASSDKEN from the coding sequence ATGGCGGCCGGAGGACGTACACCCAAGCAGAGGAGGTTCGAGATGTCGGCGGGAATGGCGCTGAGGACGTCCAACACTCCCAGGAGGAGGCGTGGGAGCTGCAAGTGCTTGTTCGGTGCTCCCGACCGGGACGAGACGAGGCGGCTAATGGCTGAGCAGTACGCCAGAGAGAGGAAACGCTTCATCAGACGCTTCAATTTCGACATTGAGACAGAATGCACTTACAAATCTGCAAAGATGGACTCTCCAGTCAAATTTTGTGAAGAGAATAAGGAGAACGCGGAAAGTCCTGTGAGGATGGCGACGGACGCGTTAGCTTGCGTCAGTAATACCGACCTAAGGGTCTTGGGATCTCCATCACGAAGAAGTGCTGGTAGTTCTGCAAGCTCGCCCCGCACCCCGCGCACCCCTAGAACGCCGCGGGCCGCACGCACCCCTCGCACGCCCCGCACCCCTGCCTCCAGAAGACAGCTGCAAATGACAG